CGGATGCTGGCGGAGCAGTCGTGGCTCTGTCCCATCCTGCTCAGATCCGGCAACAGGGCGTCCTATTCGCCGACGCTCGACCGGATCGTCTGCCCCGAAAAACGGCAGTTTCCGGAGAGTGCGGCCTTTTGGACCACGCTTCTTCACGAGGTCACGCACAGTACGGGGCATGCGGAGCGTCTGAACCGTCCTTTTGGCGCTTGCTACAGAGATGCCGACTACATCCGCGAAGAGTTGGTCGCCGAACTTACGGCGGCTTTGTGCGGTGCGATGCTGGGCTTTGCCACGACGCCCCGCGAGGAGAGCGCCGCCTATATCAAGGACTGGCTGGCGGAGTTCCATAAAGAGCCGACCTACCTGTTCGACATCCTCACGGACGTGAACCGTGCCGCGCGGATGATCTCCGAACGGCTGGCCTGCGAACAGGAGCCGGAAACCCCGGGAGCGATTCCGGCCGAAGCGGCCTAAAACACGTAAAACAGATCGTTTAACCTGCGCTGCGGCCGAAAGGCCGCGGCGCTTTCATTATCAGCAATATGCAACAATCCAAAGCCGAAGATCGGTACAGCTGCGAAACGCTGCTGTCGATGAATACGCTTTACGACCATGAACACCACCTGACGCAGGCGGATGTAGATGCCGCCAATGCTTTGGTGCGTCATATCGAACGTACCCGCAACCCACGTGTCCCGCAGGTCGGCGACCGGGTGCGCTATACCACGCGCCACGGTGATTTCCACGGCAATGCCCTGATCGAGGCTGTCCGTGAAGATGGAACGCGCTCGATCTGCCTGTGCCCTTACGTGCCTTTCGTGTGGGCGACAGCCGGCGGCATCGGCTGCGCGGTCAGCGGCGGGCCTTTTACAGCCGTGATGCCGCAAGAGCTGAAGCCTTCCGGTGCTGTGCCGGGGGATTTCTGTGCTTGGGGACATTGCGGCGCCTGCGGCAACGGAGTCGTCCGGTTCTGCGCCGAGGTGCCGTTGTGGGAATACCGGGAACCGGAATCGCTTTACGGCGATTTCTCGACCGAGAAATGGCGCAAGATCAGCCTTTACAAGGATACGGAGTGCCGAAGCAGCGATCTTTACTGGGGCGATTGCATTTCGTTCCGGACAGAGGAGGAGTTCCAACGTTTTCTCTCCGATTACGAAGGAACCGTATTTGCGGCTCCCGGCCCGAAATCCGTCATCGTCTGGTGCTATCGGGATGAGCAGACCGCCGTATCGCAAGAGGGGTGGGATGTGCTCGATGCTCCCGTTACAGAGCGGCGCATCTACAACGCGCCCCAACCCGTAAAACTCGTCAAGGATCACGGGCGGCACACCACGGTCTGCTATTTCGTCAGACCGGAATTTTCTTATAAATAACTTGATTCTCTATGACTATTAAAAACAAAGAAACACTCGAAAAACTGCGCACTTATCAGATCGGTGTGATCCGCTCGGTCATCGCCAGCCGGCAAGGGCGCATGGGAACCTATCAGGCCGATGCGATAGACCGCGAGCGGCTGGCAGATACGGACGGCCTCGCCTACGAGGAGTATTATGAGTCGCCTCTTACAATCGAACACGACGGCCTTTGTCGCAATGTAATCTCCCTCGAATTTTGTGAGGACGGGCTGACGCCCGTCTGCCTGATGGACGGCGGGGATGGAGATGATTTCCCGCTTGCGCTTGAAAATCTCTCCTGCGATACCCTGCAAGGCATCGTCGAATGGCTGGAAGAATACGATTTCATCCCGTCCGCCGAAGCTGCGCCGCAGACGACAAGCGATCTTACGGAAGATTTTGTGGAACGCTGCCTGCCGGAATATCCTACGCGCTACGACGTTTTCCGGCTGGGTGAATTGCAGAACTTCCTCGATGGCCATGAATCCCCGGAATTCGGGCTGAACCGCGACGAAGCCGCCGCGGAGCGCGACCGTTTGCAGCTTCGGATCTATGCCGAGGCCATTACTGCCTTTATGAAAAGGCAGTCCACAGCGCTTCCGGGCAATGTGTCCCTGCGCGACTATGCCGAGGTGCTGGTCGATATCGCCTATGAAGCTGGGCGCAGGAAATTCCGGCCCTCGGACAACTCCCGCGATACGGCCGCGACGCTCATTGCCTGGGGCGACGAGTTCTCCCGGCAGCATGAGGATACGGACTGGACGGAGAAGGAGTTCCTCGACGAGATTTACAGGTTCACCGCTGAGAAGCTGCAAAGCGTTCCGAACAAGGACGATCCGAATGCGGAGTTCGACATCGCCTTTCTGAACCGTGCGGTACTCGAAAGACACGGATACGATACTGCGACGATTACAGACAGCGATCTGCAGGAGTTGGCCGGACGGATGGGCGATTATTATTGCGAGAGCAGCAAGTTCAGCGAAGATCTGCGTACGGCCTGCGGCGATTTCGGATTGAAGCTCCGGGACACGACCAATCCGAAATAACACGACACTTCACGTATTGTCAAATCAGGCCGCAGCCCTAAAGCTGCGGTCTTTTAATTGCATATCATTATGAGCTATCAGATTATAACACGTATCACTATTACCCCCGACCTGCGGGTGATGGTGCGCATGGCGGCGAACAACATCCGCCCGCTCGACTTCCGTTACGACGAGGTCGTATCCCTGACAGAAACGCTGCGCACGAAAGGCCGTCCGACGCTCGAACTGGAACTGCTGTCGCTTTTTTTCAAGGGCCTTTGGCAGGGCCGAACCCGCTATGACCGGGCTGTCGGTTACACGCTGCTGACCGACGGCATCGACAAATACGAGGCGTGGGAACGCTGCCGCGAGGACAAGGAGTACGAACGTGGCCTGCTGCTGCGCATGCGGGGCTTCCTGCACTATCGGCCCGTTCCGTGCCGCTGCCACCTCGAATATCAAAGAAGCCCTGTGCGGCGTATTTATGTCGGATACATCTCTTTTTCGCGGCAGAGGCGCCGCATCTTTCCGAGCGTCCTCGACGCGCAGGCCGCGCTGTTCGCAAAGGGCTGGAATCCCGACAAGTTCCAAATCGTCGAAGAAGAAACGAACCCTAAATCCGAAATACAATGAAAACCTATCGCATCAACAAGAACGCCGCGCGTCTCGCGCAGGGGACGGGCTTCGCTCCCGAATTGATCTATAACATCTCGCTTGTCCGGTTTCAGGGCCGTAACGGCCGCTGTATCGCGGCATGGACACCGGGGATGAAGCGCCCCCCCCGGTATGTCTACAAGGCCCACACCCCGGAAGAATACGACAAGGCTATGGAGCGTATCCGGCAGGAGGCCGAGCGCTTCCGGCGCCATGACGAAGCCGTAGCGCGGTCGAGTGAGGAGTTCCGACGTTCGCTGCGCGTCGGCGACATCCTCTACTCGTCGTGGGGCTGGGAGCAGACCAATATCGACTTCTATCAGGTCATAGCGATCCGCGGCAGCGCGGTAGACCTGCGGCAGCTCGACCAGCGAACTACCGAAGACGGCTATATGTGCGGAACGACCGTCCCGCTGCCCGATGTTTTCAAGGGCAAGACCCATACGCACCGTCTGTCGAAAAATTATATCCGCATCGACTCATACCGTACTGCGTGGAAATGGGACGGGCAGCCCCTGCGGTGCAGTTGGTATGCATAATATAATGCTATTGAGAATATCATTACGCGCTACCGCCTGCATAAAACGCAGTGCGACAAGCGCCGCAAGGAGATCGATCGGGAGATTGAACATCTGAAGCAAGAACGGGAGCGGTTGAATGATCCGCATTGGACGGAAGGGCTGCTTCGGCCGGTCATGGCGGAGATCGCCCGCCTGACTCCTGAGATCGACTGGGAGAACAACGACGGGTTCTATCCGACAGACCTGCGTGGTGCTATCACGGTTTTCGGCAGAACGAAGCGGGGAAGACCTGTCTGCATCACCTTTACCGAGTCCGGACACGACTTGCAGTTCGATTCGGGGCAGATACACAATTCTTTCTCATTGAAAGTGCTGAAGGATATTGGCGGAACGAACAACATTATGGAATCTGTCGGCGACGGAGAGCCGCTGCTGCGGTATATCCGACAGCGGATCGTCTTTCTGGAACAACACCCCGAAATGGGGAAATAAACAAAATTCTAAGATTTGATTATTATGAAAATCATGTGTCAGGAGCACTACGATAAGGTAGTGCAATACGCCGAGAGTATCGGCGACAAGACGCTCGAAGAGTGTCTGCAACGGCTCGAACGCTGGGAGCAAAATCCCCATCATCCGTGCCAGATCGAACTTTACAGGGACTTCGCGCCCTATTCGTTCCTCTTCAAGGAACGCTATCCCGACGGAAGTCTGGGCGTTGTCGGCGGATTGGTTTATCATGGATGTCCGGATCGGTCGTGCTGTTTTATCGACCGTCCCTTTCACGGCTGGGCGACCCACACCTGAAAAACCGGTTATTTATGCGTATGAAAATTTTGCGCTATGCTGCAGACAGGGACAATCGGTTCGGAGATGTCCGTACCACCGTATCCGACCTTCGTCGGGGAGTGTATATCCGATTTGTCCCGTGTCTGCTGCGACGAATGACGAGCGACAAGACACAACTCTTGAAGACGTGTGCCGGACAAAGCACGGAAATTGCATATCATCAGGATAATTCGTATATTTGGCTTCGCCGAAGATACTCCGCCTCGGTAAACTCAAAACAAGTTTTGGTTTACTCTCGGCTTATCCGTATCTTTGTAAAACGAAACGAACTCCGGCTCATGACCATATTCGATGACTATATCCGAAATAAAGGCTGCTGCAAGGTCTCAAAGACATTACTTTGGGACTATGACTTGACGCAGTTCGACTGGCAGCGTTCGCGTAAGGTCGTCGTGCAGCGCATCATAGAGCGGGGATGGCTCCGGGACTACTTCGCGGCGTTCGACCTCTACGGAGGCATCGAAGGCTTCCGGGAAATCATCAAAGAGGTTCCGACACTCTCGGCGCAGGATATGAATTTCGTATGTACGGCTTTCGGCCTTAAAAAAGAGGAATTGAGATGTTACACACGCAGACAGTTGCGCCGCAGACACTTGGGTTGTTGAAACAGTTGGAGACCGAGCCCCGGCTTGCGGCGTTCAATCTGGCCGGAGGTACGGCTTTGGCCTTATATCTGGGGCATCGTGTGAGTGTCGATCTGGATCTGTTCACTCCGGAGTCGTTCGACGCCGGGGAACTCGAAGCGTTTCTTTCGCAGCGATACGGATTCCAAACGGCCTTCAGGCGCCCCGACACGCTGAAAGGCATGATCGACGGCGTTAAGATCGACTGCATAGCTCACAAATATGCATATCTCCGGCAGCCCTATGCGGAATCCGGAATCCGTTTATACAGCATCGAGGATATCGTCGCCATGAAGCTGTCTGCGATAGCCGACGACGGTTCGCGGCTCAAAGATTTCGTGGATATCGCCTGTCTGTCCACCCGCATCCCGTTTTATGAGATGCTCAAATGCTACGAACGAAAATTTCCGCAGGCAAATGTCATCCGCCCGTTCAAGGCACTCACATATTTCGATGATATCGACTTCGGCGAGGATATCGTCATGCTGAATTTCGAATACGACTGGAAGCAGATCGCCCGACGACTGAAAGAGATGACAGTCCGCCAAGAGCATATTTTTTCGCAGTGGCCGTTAAAAGAACAGAAACTTCCCGTAGCGGAGGACAAGGATACGACCTCTATGAAACGGGGCCGGAAGAGATGAATCCGTATCCATGTTAAAAATGTCCGAACCCGGATTTTTATTTTCTAATATCACGATGCGCCGTTCTGCGGCAATACAATAAACCTGTTGGTATAATCATCGGATTGTCGATGGGCTTTTTTCAGTTCGGAAGTTTGTTTATCTTTGTCGGACAAAAACTTACAAAAATGACCAAAGCAGATATCGTAAAGCAACTCGCCCAGGAAACGGGCGTCGAAGCCGTGACCGTTTTAGCCGTCGTGGAAGGTTTCATGGAAGAGGTGCGAGCCGCACAGATCCGCAAGGAAAACGTTTTCCTCCGCGGTTTTGGTACGTTCCTGATTAAGCATCGCAAAGAAAAGACGGCGCGTAACATTACGAAGAATACGACGATCAAAATTCCGGCACACGACATTCCTGCATTTAAGCCTTCTCCCGCCTTCCAGCGGCTTTTGGAAAAGAAATGATTGCCACAACGCCCCGATTCGGATGTTCGAATCGGGGCGTTGCCGTTTTATCGCTGCCGGTGACCCGTCAGGCATTCAGGCGTGCATGGTCTGCGAGGAACTTCTCCAGCCCGCTGTCCGTCAGCGGATGTCTGAGCAGCCCTTCGATTGCCGCAAGGGGGCATGTCGCCACATCGGCCCCCGCATCGAGACACTGGATAATATGCTGCGTATGACGGATCGAAGCGGCCAGCACCTGCGTTTTGTAACCATAGGTGCGGTAGACCTTCACGATGTGGGCTACCAATGCCACGCCGTCTTCGGAAATGTCGTCGAGACGTCCCACGAACGGAGACACATAGGTCGCTCCGGCCTTTGCCGCCAACAGCGCCTGCCCCACGGAGAATACCAGCGTGCAGTTCGTCCGGATATTCTTCGCCGCGAAGTATTTTACGGCCCGTATTCCTGCGGCCGTGCAGGGCAGTTTCACGACGATGCGGGGATGCAGTGCCGCCAGCGCCTCACCCTCTCGCACCATTCCTTCGAAGTCGGTGGCTATGACCTCGGCGCTCACGTCCCCTTCGACGATGTTGCAGATTTCAACGTAATGACGGTTGCAGTTCTCCGTACCCCGGATGTTCTCTTTGGCCATCAGAGAAGGATTGGTCGTTACGCCGTCCAGAACGCCCAGTTCATGCGCCTTGCGAATCTGCTCCAAATTGGCTGTGTCGATGAAGAATTTCATGGTTCGATAGGTTTTAGGTTTCCATAAAGATACGAAAATTCCATATAGGTTATACCGGATAATATCCGATTTTACATTGCGGAAATTCTTTACGACGCTGTCAGTGTCTGGAAAAAGTCCGTCGGCGGCTGTACGACGGCATGCTGTCTTCCCGGATACCTCGGGCGGCGACATATCTCCGGTTCGGATTCACGAACCTTTGCGGGGATCGGAATTCTCGTTGCGATTTTCGGTTCTTCTCCCCGGGATACCGCATAGTCCTATACGCCGGACACATCCGTAGAAATCGGATGTTAGGACATTCGAACGTCCGGAATGTAGGCCGTGGGGATCGTTCCGTTTGCGGGCATCGTTTTTT
This Alistipes onderdonkii DNA region includes the following protein-coding sequences:
- a CDS encoding DUF4120 family protein, translating into MKIMCQEHYDKVVQYAESIGDKTLEECLQRLERWEQNPHHPCQIELYRDFAPYSFLFKERYPDGSLGVVGGLVYHGCPDRSCCFIDRPFHGWATHT
- a CDS encoding HU family DNA-binding protein; translated protein: MTKADIVKQLAQETGVEAVTVLAVVEGFMEEVRAAQIRKENVFLRGFGTFLIKHRKEKTARNITKNTTIKIPAHDIPAFKPSPAFQRLLEKK
- a CDS encoding DUF4121 family protein encodes the protein MQQSKAEDRYSCETLLSMNTLYDHEHHLTQADVDAANALVRHIERTRNPRVPQVGDRVRYTTRHGDFHGNALIEAVREDGTRSICLCPYVPFVWATAGGIGCAVSGGPFTAVMPQELKPSGAVPGDFCAWGHCGACGNGVVRFCAEVPLWEYREPESLYGDFSTEKWRKISLYKDTECRSSDLYWGDCISFRTEEEFQRFLSDYEGTVFAAPGPKSVIVWCYRDEQTAVSQEGWDVLDAPVTERRIYNAPQPVKLVKDHGRHTTVCYFVRPEFSYK
- the fsa gene encoding fructose-6-phosphate aldolase, whose protein sequence is MKFFIDTANLEQIRKAHELGVLDGVTTNPSLMAKENIRGTENCNRHYVEICNIVEGDVSAEVIATDFEGMVREGEALAALHPRIVVKLPCTAAGIRAVKYFAAKNIRTNCTLVFSVGQALLAAKAGATYVSPFVGRLDDISEDGVALVAHIVKVYRTYGYKTQVLAASIRHTQHIIQCLDAGADVATCPLAAIEGLLRHPLTDSGLEKFLADHARLNA
- a CDS encoding nucleotidyl transferase AbiEii/AbiGii toxin family protein, yielding MLHTQTVAPQTLGLLKQLETEPRLAAFNLAGGTALALYLGHRVSVDLDLFTPESFDAGELEAFLSQRYGFQTAFRRPDTLKGMIDGVKIDCIAHKYAYLRQPYAESGIRLYSIEDIVAMKLSAIADDGSRLKDFVDIACLSTRIPFYEMLKCYERKFPQANVIRPFKALTYFDDIDFGEDIVMLNFEYDWKQIARRLKEMTVRQEHIFSQWPLKEQKLPVAEDKDTTSMKRGRKR
- a CDS encoding DUF6922 domain-containing protein, with amino-acid sequence MTIFDDYIRNKGCCKVSKTLLWDYDLTQFDWQRSRKVVVQRIIERGWLRDYFAAFDLYGGIEGFREIIKEVPTLSAQDMNFVCTAFGLKKEELRCYTRRQLRRRHLGC